The Pseudomonas graminis region TGTCGGGCGATCTCATCAGCATGGGTGAAGTGCTTGCGACCCTGCAGCGCGACAACTTCACCAAGGCACGCAAATCCAAGGACAGCGGCAGCGGCCTGAGCGCTTTCGGTCGTCTGCGCGCCGTGACCTTCAGCGTCGGTATCTTCGCCGTCGGTTTGATTGCTTTCGGCTTCGTCGCCAAATCGGTCTACGGCATGTATTTCGTCAGCCACTCCACGTCTGGCCTGGTCAGCGTGCCGAGCCTGGATGTGACGATGCCCCGCGAAGGCACCGTGACCAGCCTGGTCGCTCCGAACGGCAATGTCGCCAAAGGTGCTCCTCTGGCGACCTTCAACACCAGCATGCTGGACATGTTGAAAGGCAACCTGGACCCGGACGAAATGCAGCCGGCCAAAATCGAAGAGCTGTTCGGTCGTCAACTGGCCGGCACCATGACCAGCCCGTGCGATTGCGTCGTGGCCAAGCAACTGGTCGCCGACGGTCAGTACGCAAGCAAAGGTCAAGTGATCTTCCAGATGGTCCCGCGTAACGTTGCCGCCAATGTCGATGCTCGCTTCACCTACCGTCAGTTCGCCGATGTACAGCCGGGCGCTCGCGTGACCTTCCAGGTTGCTGGCGAAGACGGCGACCACAGCGGCAAGATCGTCAGCGCCACGGCCCTGAGCCCTGCTGACCTGTCT contains the following coding sequences:
- a CDS encoding PilZ domain-containing protein, whose protein sequence is MNTAVNANVVHESEAQRQHARVKIPAKLRLLNGQPNAPLVRVEDLSAGGLSFVAPANLRPSVGEVIKGRLQFLIDNLGLAMDVALQVRTIDSSTGRVGCQFQNLETQDISTLRHLITSHLSGDLISMGEVLATLQRDNFTKARKSKDSGSGLSAFGRLRAVTFSVGIFAVGLIAFGFVAKSVYGMYFVSHSTSGLVSVPSLDVTMPREGTVTSLVAPNGNVAKGAPLATFNTSMLDMLKGNLDPDEMQPAKIEELFGRQLAGTMTSPCDCVVAKQLVADGQYASKGQVIFQMVPRNVAANVDARFTYRQFADVQPGARVTFQVAGEDGDHSGKIVSATALSPADLSSDIRVQIQPDEAINSNLAGRPVEVVSTRGPSLNWLIDKATAAGF